The following proteins come from a genomic window of Aspergillus oryzae RIB40 DNA, chromosome 4:
- a CDS encoding uncharacterized protein (beta-glucosidase-related glycosidases) codes for MVGKWHLGESVDNQPTGFDYWSVLPGQGLYWDPDFIEPTGERVESGYVTDIITDKSLDWIKSRDRDRPFFLMCHHKAPHRSWECDDKHKHLYKDPVRLPDTFTDDYKNRAKAAKIAKMRVAEDLTYQDLGLVQPDGGRRVGEPVLQEFGSSERKVPVPGSIAELQSMRLIDKDDGTVFTFKSHAELAEFKFQRYMQRYIRTIQSIDDNVGRMLDYLDSEPQLAENTIVVYTSDQGFFLGEHGWFDKRFMYEESFQMPFLIRYPKEIIAGSVCDDIICNVDFAPTWLDYANLPAPSYMQGTSFRPLLQGRTPESWQQVAYHRYWMHNDIIHHAYAHYGIRNQRYKLIYWYNEPLDVPGARPGGKEHKEWELFDCDKDPLELFNVYHEGEYQGVVRQMTTLLEKKMAEIGDEPVHPKPQWLLGLVFAWRTFKYMSIHADGKLLPPFGQVEAFLFKLCVTAIAHYALAASVHSEMSVGTLHRERAEALLSQMTWEEKVGQMGGIRRLLNTGPEIDEENYEYRQAEYQNGNIGFGATLNWADGILPLTNEVRQRQINESRLHIPFITVTDSINSLYLSGGTIFPSNLAMAATFNIPLFSEGVAALREEQIAIGVSWVLSPPLDIAWEPRYSRIGELFGEDSYLTGEFGHAYVQTMQDKDDSGNIKVATTVKHFVYGESRGGINAASMYGGINHLYNDQLRPYLRALEADPAAVMVSYASVDLVPMSANKYLVRDILRQRLGFEGIVMSDAGGIAHLYTESRLAGSYAEAALLALEAGLQMELSPQSPAVFPTLVAAAEDSHVGQLIDEAVLNILQLKFATGVFDKPLPDPAKVNETLRTPAHLEISRHVTRESIVLLQNDGILPTTPSKVALLGPFADIRNYGSYAPVNSSDSRYGNSLYQSLQAKLGTSNVTLVQGVDFIDIDTTNIATAVSAAKEAGLAIIVLGSLSVGTTDPLVTKRTDGEFFTHANLGFPGAQQQLLDAVLDASIPTILVLSGGQPFVLNNSTLRSNAILHSFLGGEFTGDALAEIIMGDVNPSGKLPISLPQDTSATPVFYDYLPSDDTGTADSILGFHSTYQFPLLSRSPPMPFGFGLSYTDFTISAPRARASNSSVEVRVNITNVGPIAGKEVVQLYHRPNTTTGIEFPVKRLVRFEKVDLHAGEGREVRFVIPHKDLGYYVDGELRVKRGVYSFWAGTSSRTEDLKRVNVTVL; via the exons ATGGTTGGAAAATGGCACCTTGGGGAGAGTGTTGATAATCAACCTACAGGCTTCGACTACTGGTCTGTTCTGCCTGGACAAGGCCTCTACTGGGATCCCGACTTCATTGAGCCCACCGGGGAGCGGGTCGAATCAGGATACGTGACAGACATTATCACCGACAAGTCTCTGGATTGGATCAAGTCGCGAGACCGCGATCGTCCGTTCTTCCTAATGTGCCACCACAAAGCGCCCCATCGGTCATGGGAATGCGATGACAAGCACAAGCACTTGTACAAGGACCCCGTGCGCTTGCCTGATACATTCACCGACGACTATAAGAACCGCGCGAAAGCGGCCAAGATCGCCAAGATGCGCGTCGCTGAAGACCTCACCTACCAAGATCTCGGACTCGTACAGCCAGATGGCGGCCGCAGAGTTGGCGAACCTGTGCTGCAAGAATTTGGTAGCAGCGAGCGCAAGGTTCCGGTCCCAGGTTCAATTGCTGAGCTTCAATCAATGAGACTAATTGACAAAGATGATGGCACTGTCTTTACATTCAAAAGCCACGCCGAGTTAGCCGAATTTAAGTTTCAGCGATACATGCAACGCTACATTCGCACTATCCAATCGATTGATGATAACGTCGGCCGCATGTTAGACTACCTGGATTCAGAACCCCAGCTAGCAGAGAACACAATCGTTGTCTATACCTCCGACCAAGGGTTCTTTCTAGGAGAGCACGGCTGGTTTGATAAGAGATTCATGTACGAAGAGTCATTTCAAATGCCTTTTCTCATCAGATACCCGAAGGAGATCATTGCTGGGTCAGTGTGCGACGATATAATCTGCAACGTCGATTTTGCGCCCACATGGTTGGACTACGCCAACCTCCCTGCGCCCTCATACATGCAAGGCACGTCCTTCCGTCCACTCTTGCAGGGCCGTACGCCGGAGTCCTGGCAACAGGTGGCATATCACCGATACTGGATGCATAACGACATTATCCACCATGCATATGCACATTATGGTATACGTAACCAGAGGTACAAGCTGATCTATTGGTACAACGAGCCCTTAGACGTCCCGGGGGCGCGTCCCGGGGGCAAGGAGCATAAAGAGTGGGAGCTCTTTGACTGTGACAAGGATCCATTAGAGCTGTTCAATGTGTATCATGAAGGAGAATATCAAGGCGTGGTCAGGCAGATGACTACACTgttagagaagaaaatggcGGAAATTGGGGATGAGCCTGTTCATCCGAAGCCGCAATGGCTGCTGGG TTTAGTCTTTGCTTGGCGGACTTTTAAGTACATGTCTATACACG CCGATGGAAAACTCTTACCCCCGTTTGGCCAGG TTGAAGCATTCCTGTTCAAGCTGTGCGTAACAGCCATTGCTCACTATG CCCTTGCGGCCTCTGTGCACTCAGAGATGTCAGTGGGAACATTGCATAGAGAACGTGCTGAAGCATTGTTGAGCCAGATGacctgggaagagaaggttggCCAGATGGGTGGTATCCGTCGGCTTCTAAATACCGGTCCGGAGATAGACGAGGAAAACTACGAATACAGGCAAGCGGAGTACCAGAACGGCAACATTG GCTTTGGTGCTACGCTCAACTGGGCCGATGGCATTCTTCCACTCACAAACGAAGTGCGACAGAGGCAAATCAATGAGAGTCGGCTTCATATCCCATTCATCACCGTTACAGACTCAATTAACAGTCTCTACCTGTCCGGGGGTACTATCTTCCCAAGTAATCTGGCCATGGCGGCTACATTCAACATTCCGCTGTTCAGCGAGGGCGTTGCTGCCCTTCGTGAAGAGCAAATAGCAATCGGCGTCTCATGGGTTCTGTCTCCGCCACTAGACATAGCGTGGGAGCCGCGGTATTCCCGCATCGGTGAGCT GTTTGGCGAGGACTCTTACTTAACTGGTGAATTTGGCCATGCCTATGTCCAGACTATGCAGGACAAAGACGATTCAGGAAACATCAAAGTCGCCACGACCGTCAAGCACTTCGTCTATGGCGAGAGTCGTGGTGGGATCAATGCTGCCAGCATGTATGGGGGAATCAACCATCTTTATAACGATCAGTTGCGTCCTTATCTACGGGCATTGGAAGCAGATCCCGCCGCTGTCATGGTCTCTTACGCGTCGGTCGACTTGGTCCCAATGTCGGCGAACAAGTATCTCGTGCGGGACATTCTTCGCCAAAGGCTTGGCTTTGAGGGTATTGTTATGTCAGATGCAGGAGGCATTGCACATCTCTATACTGAGTCTCGGCTGGCCGGCTCATATGCCGAGGCCGCGTTACTAGCACTGGAAGCTGGGTTGCAGATGGAGTTGAGTCCCCAGTCTCCGGCTGTATTCCCCACTCTTGTTGCAGCTGCAGAGGATAGCCATGTAGGGCAGTTGATCGATGAGGCTGTATTAAATATTCTTCAGCTGAAGTTCGCAACCGGTGTTTTCGACAAACCTCTTCCTGACCCGGCCAAAGTGAACGAGACCCTGCGAACGCCTGCCCACCTCGAGATTAGCCGCCATGTCACCAGAGAAAGCATCGTCCTGCTTCAGAATGATGGTATCCTACCGACAACACCATCAAAGGTGGCCCTTCTCGGCCCATTCGCTGATATCCGTAACTACGGCTCCTATGCGCCTGTGAACTCGAGTGACTCTCGGTATGGCAACTCACTCTATCAAAGTCTCCAAGCCAAGCTCGGTACAAGTAATGTGACCCTGGTCCAAGGGGTCGacttcattgacattgatacCACGAACATCGCAACCGCCGTGTCAGCCGCCAAAGAGGCCGGGCTTGCAATTATCGTCCTCGGCTCGCTCTCCGTCGGGACCACAGACCCCCTAGTAACCAAGCGGACCGACGGGGAGTTCTTCACGCACGCAAACCTGGGCTTCCCAGGGGCTCAACAGCAACTCCTCGATGCTGTGCTGGACGCGTCAATTCCCACGATCCTGGTCCTTTCCGGCGGACAGCCTTTCGTGCTCAATAATTCGACCCTCCGCAGCAATGCtattctccattctttcttggGCGGCGAATTCACTGGCGATGCTTTAGCCGAGATCATCATGGGCGACGTCAACCCCAGCGGTAAGTTGCCGATCAGTTTGCCACAAGATACATCTGCAACGCCAGTGTTTTACGATTACCTTCCGAGTGACGATACCGGCACAGCGGATAGCATCTTAGGATTTCATTCCACGTACCAGTTTCCTCTGCTTTCACGGTCTCCGCCGATGCCATTTGGATTTGGCTTGAGTTATACAGATTTCACGATCTCGGCCCCTAGGGCGAGAGCTAGCAATAGCAGTGTTGAGGTGCGTGTGAATATTACCAATGTTGGTCCTATCGCTGGGAAGGAAGTCGTGCAACTATATCATCGCCCGAACACGACGACAGGCATCGAATTCCCTGTGAAGCGCCTAGTGAGATTTGAGAAGGTTGACCTACACGCTGGGGAAGGTAGAGAGGTTCGATTTGTCATTCCGCATAAAGATCTTGGATACTATGTCGACGGGGAGTTGCGTGTGAAGAGAGGAGTCTACTCCTTCTGGGCTGGCACGAGCTCGAGAACGGAGGATCTGAAGCGCGTCAACGTGACAGTTCTTTAA
- a CDS encoding putative endoglycoceramidase (predicted protein) → MAMLFTPIAAASLLAVVGTQPTGVFAQDAEGWYKAHPGMSRIKDVNQDTHQIVDEFGRTRFFHGTNVVMKEPPWHRPLEWVPGVSSFGEQDVQNLHDLGLNIVRLGHSWAGAEPVRGEYNQTFLDIMKKQTKMAEDHGLYVLVDVHQDCLARQFCGNGVPDWFAKKDWVSSGKMYPFPLKTTPFPVDENGFRSPQSLCGSVDWALSYTSVALGNAFGRLYNNYDGLGDAFAAYWKKLASEYGKTTNVVGYNLLNEPWVGDTWADPTLLVPGVADHKVLEGLWNRAAKQIRTVDNDTLIWFEGATLDVLSGFNNVPLGDGSKSVHSFHYYNPPQLGSISTTLSNRHKDNERLRTAGVLTELTFWMGDEKQMQGLADAMSATDANMVSWIGWAYENLYNGTSGQPYPELAKHYSRSYPAAVAGTPKSFSFADSSATFKLQFTSDPNIQAPTEIILPPSTFPNGYSVQVSPDGSVLQYAVDKRTLAFFTSTSIKNATDITITITRK, encoded by the exons GGGTGTGTTCGCTCAAGATGCCGAGGGTTGGTACAAGGCTCATCCCGGAATGTCGCGCATCAAGGATGTGAATCAAGACACACATCAGATCGTCGATGAATTTGGCCGTACGCGGTTCTTCCACGGAACCAATGTCGTTATGAAGGAACCACCATGGCATCGGCCCTTGGAGTGGGTGCCCGGTGTCTCCTCGTTTGGCGAGCAAGATGTCCAAAATCTGCACGACTTGGGTCTGAACATTGTCCGGTTGGGCCACAGCTGGGCTGGAGCAGAGCCTGTGCGTGGGGAGTACAACCAGACATTTCTGGATATTATGAAAAAGCAGACTAAGATGGCGGAGGACCATGGACTTTACGTTTTGGTGGACGTGCATCAGGACTGCCTGGCGCGGCAATTTTGCGGGAACGGTGTACCCGAC TGGTTTGCCAAGAAAGATTGGGTATCGAGTGGCAAGATGTATCCGTTTCCCCTCAAAACGACGCCGTTCCCGGTGGATGAAAACGGCTTCCGTTCGCCACAGTCGCTTTGCGGTTCGGTCGACTGGGCTCTGAGCTACACGTCGGTGGCGCTGGGCAATGCGTTTGGGCGGTTATATAACAATTACGACGGGCTGGGCGATGCGTTCGCAGCGTACTGGAAAAAGCTGGCGTCCGAGTATGGCAAGACGACCAATGTGGTCGGGTATAACCTGCTGAACGAGCCATGGGTGGGCGACACATGGGCCGATCCGACACTGCTAGTGCCAGGTGTTGCCGACCACAAGGTCCTAGAAGGGCTCTGGAACCGCGCGGCCAAGCAGATCCGTACCGTCGACAATGACACACTCATCTGGTTCGAAGGCGCAACGCTGGACGTCCTGTCCGGCTTCAACAACGTCCCGCTTGGGGACGGCTCTAAGTCGGTGCACTCGTTCCACTACTACAACCCGCCGCAACTGGGCTCCATTTCCACCACGCTCAGCAACCGCCACAAGGACAACGAGCGCCTGAGGACCGCCGGGGTGCTGACCGAGCTCACGTTCTGGATGGGTGatgagaagcagatgcagggCCTCGCAGATGCCATGTCGGCGACCGATGCCAATATGGTTTCCTGGATCGGTTGGGCGTACGAGAACCTGTACAACGGCACATCTGGTCAGCCCTATCCTGAGCTGGCCAAGCACTACAGCCGTTCATACCCAGCTGCCGTCGCCGGCACTCCCAAAAGCTTCAGCTTTGCTGACAGCTCGGCCACCTTCAAGCTGCAGTTCACATCGGATCCCAATATCCAAGCGCCCACCGAAATTATCCTGCCCCCATCCACATTTCCCAACGGCTATAGCGTCCAGGTCTCTCCCGATGGTAGCGTGCTGCAGTACGCCGTTGACAAGCGTACTCTAGCCTTCTTCACATCGACCAGTATCAAGAACGCCACGGACATCACTATCACAATCACTCGTAAATAA
- a CDS encoding uncharacterized protein (predicted protein), with translation MLGIYEMMDPITPQSWLTHSSGIATLIRLRGPNAHRGGFGRTLLISFKSFIVADALIRGEACFLAEPAWQLALTDTLAAESGNGKGSQLCDLVELLFAEITKCPGLYARACAIIKNNETDHSMFETLRQEATQSKQRLQYLKDQLESVVPVSLDSEALRDKPDLIGLIPVSVAQKSRTFAGHGAQSALALLDQVIVITESDHHRLFTDSTMTTLPVWDVLPAPANCVTMDKEETLANRLPAWPDQLALSMGMLAVKDN, from the coding sequence ATGCTTGGCATTTACGAGATGATGGATCCGATCACACCACAGTCCTGGCTCACGCATTCCAGTGGCATTGCCACCCTCATTCGCTTACGGGGACCAAATGCTCACCGTGGTGGGTTTGGCCGCACTTtgctcatttccttcaagTCATTTATAGTAGCCGACGCGCTCATTCGAGGTGAGGCCTGTTTCTTAGCTGAGCCGGCATGGCAATTGGCGCTCACCGACACTCTCGCCGCGGAAagtggaaatggaaagggcAGCCAGCTCTGTGATCTAGTTGAACTACTTTTTGCCGAGATCACTAAGTGTCCGGGCCTCTACGCTCGCGCCTGCGCCATCATCaaaaataatgaaacagATCACTCCATGTTCGAAACACTTAGACAGGAAGCCACGCAGTCTAAGCAAAGGCTCCAATACCTGAAAGACCAACTGGAATCGGTAGTTCCAGTCTCGCTAGACAGTGAGGCGCTGAGAGACAAACCAGACCTTATTGGACTAATTCCCGTTTCAGTAGCTCAGAAAAGCAGGACGTTTGCTGGTCATGGAGCTCAGTCAGCTCTCGCACTTCTGGACCAGGTTATCGTAATTACGGAGTCCGATCATCACCGGCTGTTCACAGATTCAACAATGACTACGTTACCGGTGTGGGATGTGCTACCAGCCCCAGCCAATTGTGTGAcaatggacaaggaagagACTCTTGCGAATCGACTTCCAGCATGGCCGGATCAACTGGCGCTGTCCATGGGTATGCTTGCCGTGAAGGACAATTGA
- a CDS encoding uncharacterized protein (predicted protein), translating to MKKACVQCRVRKVRCDGSVPCCKTCERLQFHCSFQRDNSLPVGLYAPHLPPKRRGAKACLECRAMKVRCSGATPRCHNCHRRGRQCTYPSSTGPARPASTRVEELPSPTTSASSTITSDDCTVSQSNPSIPIPSAPPSPSDEVVSSLLRDYFDHLHPLPSFNFLHKDTVVRRCSEGTIDESLKLAICAITALYFSQYRSEHGAWAQQSEQLILDRLERPSIFLIQASLLTIRYRAGVGQFPRAFILAGLAARWAVSLRLNYEHSRLGLIAQEVRRRTLWSLYLLEDSFCVGLKEFELFDPETIHLQLPCEDEDFHNERPVLTGFLHPGKGLEPEFLGARAAFVKLAFIRRGIMRLNRRIFAKELSLSELFESVERFQSDLHCLRSRLTSTDQYPPANPGELHWPAPYAILHMSWHQCHCDLYRIFLSGYPESTPHPAVERMTLPERVLMKEKCLGHAEQIVKVLSDFVHHKDEQQMLDFDAAVCAYHAARLILFVTYTGRSDEALPMQLAIYKAQLCLDVITRYFGFSAQLKSMADQTASNPGASHPAAQEMVGVFRPSPYSHGGSKPTSACRYLTRCIYAPAPCHPQSAAAIGLCRRQL from the exons atgaagaaagCGTGTGTCCAGTGTCGGGTACGCAAG GTCCGCTGTGACGGAAGCGTACCTTGTTGCAAGACCTGTGAGCGTCTACAATTCCACTGCTCTTTCCAGCGCGACAATTCTCTGCCCGTCGGCCTGTATGCGCCGCATCTGCCTCCGAAGCGTCGTGGTGCGAAGGCTTGCCTGGAGTGTCGGGCCATGAAGGTCCGTTGCTCGGGGGCTACGCCTCGGTGCCATAATTGTCATCGCCGAGGTCGTCAATGTACCTATCCTTCATCTACTGGGCCAGCGAGACCCGCATCAACTCGCGTTGAGGAGTTGCCAAGTCCCACGACCAGCGCCTCTAGCACAATTACGAGTGATGATTGCACCGTCAGCCAATCCAATCCTTCAATACCAAtaccttctgctcctccgtcgccTTCCGATGAGGTAGTGAGCTCGCTTCTGAGAGACTATTTCGATCACTTGCACCCTCTCCCAtctttcaacttcctccaCAAAGACACTGTCGTTCGACGCTGTTCTGAGGGTACCATCGATGAGTCGCTCAAGCTAGCCATATGTGCGATCACTGCTTTATATTTTAGTCAATACAGGTCTGAGCATGGTGCCTGGGCGCAACAGTCCGAACAACTCATACTGGATCGGCTCGAACGACCCTCGATATTCCTAATCCAAGCGTCACTGCTCACCATTCGATATAGGGCCGGAGTAGGCCAATTTCCACGAGCATTCATTCTTGCTGGACTCGCAGCACGGTGGGCTGTATCCCTGCGTCTGAACTACGAGCACTCGCGCCTGGGTCTGATTGCACAGGAGGTACGGCGGAGGACGTTGTGGTCGCTCTATTTGCTGGAGGACAGTTTCTGCGTGGGATTGAAAGAATTTGAACTCTTCGACCCAGAGACAATTCACCTCCAACTACCCTGTGAAGATGAGGACTTCCACAATGAGCGACCGGTGCTGACCGGCTTCCTCCATCCGGGCAAGGGCCTTGAGCCAGAATTCCTGGGAGCTCGAGCGGCCTTCGTCAAGCTAGCTTTTATTCGAAGGGGAATAATGAG ACTGAACCGAAGAATATTTGCCAAAGAACTAAGCCTCTCCGAACTGTTTGAATCCGTGGAAAGATTCCAATCAGATCTCCATTGTCTACGCAGTCGACTCACGTCCACTgatcaatatcctccggcAAACCCAGGAGAGCTTCATTGGCCCGCCCCGTACGCAATTTTGCACATGTCCTGGCATCAGTGTCATTGCGATCTGTATCGCATCTTTCTCAGCGGCTACCCCGAATCCACTCCACACCCGGCCGTGGAGCGCATGACACTGCCGGAGCGTGTTCtcatgaaagaaaagtgcCTGGGACACGCTGAACAGATCGTGAAGGTCCTTTCGGACTTTGTTCACCATAAGGATGAGCAACAGATGCTTGATTTCGATGCAGCTGTGTGTGCCTATCACGCAGCTCGCTTGATCTTGTTTGTGACTTATACTGGGAGAAGTGATGAGGCTCTGCCCATGCAGTTGGCCATTTACAAAGCTCAGCTATGTCTCGACGTGATAACTCGGTACTTCGGGTTCTCCGCTCAGCTAAAATCCATG GCTGACCAAACAGCGTCAAATCCTGGAGCGAGCCATCCAGCAGCACAAGAAATGGTTGGAGTCTTCCGACCATCACCCTATAGCCACGGCGGATCCAAGCCCACATCCGCCTGCCGGTATCTCACGCGATGCATATATGCGCCAGCGCCTTGCCATCCACAGTCTGCTGCGGCAATCGGACTTTGTAGACGACAGCTGTGA